CCTGGCGGCTCGCGGACGGACAGACTCCAGACGTGCCCTGGAGCTCCAACTTCACGCAGGAGGGCTACCAGCGAGCGGTGGAGCGGGTCCAGGAGTACATCCGCGCGGGAGACACCTACCAGGTCAACCTCTCGCAGCGGCTGGAAGTGGAGCCCAGGCTGCCCGCGCTGGAGCTGTACGAGGCCCTGTCGACGCTCAGCCCGGTGCACTTCGCCAGCTACCTGGAGGTGGACGGCTTCGAGGTGGTGAGCGCCTCGCCCGAGCGGCTGGTGCGGGTGGAGGACGGCCGGGCCATCACCCGTCCGATCGCGGGCACGCGGCGCAGGGGCACGCCGGAGGAGAACGCCCGGTTCGTGCACGAGCTGCGCACCAGCGAGAAGGAGCAAGCCGAGCACGCGATGCTGGTGGACCTGGAGCGCAACGACCTGGGGCGCGTCTGCGCCTACGGGAGCGTCCAGGTGGCGAAGCTGATGGAGATCATCGAGTACGCGCACGTGCTGCACATCGAGTCCGAGGTGGTGGGCCGGCTGGCACCGGGAGTGGAGCCGCTCGACGTGGTGGCGGCGGTGTTCCCGGGCGGCACCATCACGGGCGTGCCGAAGATTCGAACCATGCAGATCATCACCGAGCTGGAGCCACACGCGCGGGGCCTCTACACGGGCTCGCTCGGGTACCTGAGCTTCACGGGCGAGCTGGACCTGAACATCGTCATCCGCACGATGCTGCTGAAGGGCGGCCGGGCCTGGGTGCAGGTGGGGGCGGGCATCGTCCACGACTCGGAGCCGAGGCGCGAGTACCAGGAGACGCTGCACAAGGCGCGCTCGCTGCTGCTCGCGCTGTCGGCACGGCCGGTGGGGGACGCGACATGATGCTGCTCATCGACAACTTCGACTCCTTCACCTTCAACCTCGTGCAGGCGCTGGGTGGGCTCGGGGCGGAGCTGAAGGTGGTGCGCAACGATGCCATCACCCTCGCCGGGGTGGAGGCGCTGCGGCCGGACCACATCGTCATCTCTCCGGGCCCGTGCACGCCGAACGAGGCCGGCATCTCCCTGGAGGTCATCCGTGCCTTCGCGGGCCGGGTGCCGGTGCTCGGGGTGTGCCTGGGGCACCAGTCCATCGGCCAGGTGTTCGGCGGGCGCGTCGTGCGGGCTCCGGTGCCGGTGCACGGGAAGACGGCTGACATCCACCACGATGGCCGGGGCGTCTTCCGGGGGCTGCCAGCGCCCTTCGTCGCGGCGCGCTACCACTCGCTGGTGGTGGAACGGGCGAGCCTTCCGGACTGCCTGGAAGTCACGGCCTGGTGCGGCGAGCTGGTGATGGGACTGCGTCACCGCGAGTACCCCTGGGTGGAGGGCATCCAGTTCCATCCCGAGTCCTTCCTCACGCCGCACGGCAACACGTTGCTCGCGAGGTTCCTGGAGGCGCGAATCGGATGATGGACACGGTCGCGGTGAACGGAGAGGTGCGGCGGCTGGAGGAGCTGCGGCTCCAGGACTTCCTCCAGTCGTTCTTCTTCGGCGCGGGGTTCTTCGAGACATTCCTCGTCACCGAGGGCACGCCCATGTTCCTGGAGCGGCACCTCGCGAGGCTCCGGTCGAGCCTCGGGGCCCATGCGGGCTGCGTGCGCGCACCGCCCGAGGACGTGCTCACCGCCGGGTCCGTCCGTGAGGCCCTGCACCGGTGTCTGGAGGCGGATGCCAGCCTGGGACCACGCTTCACCGGCGTGGGCAAGCTGGTGGCGGGAGATGGGCGGCTGCTGCTGTCCTTCCGGGCCCTGCCGGCGCCACACGCGCACACCGTCCTCGACGAGCTGGAGGATCGCGGCTACCGGAGGAATGATCCCACGTTGAGACACAAGAGCGTCTCGTACCTGCGGCAGTACGCGCACTTCGGCCGGGGGACGGTCTTCGCCAACGAGGCGGGGGAGCTCTGCGAGGCACCGAACGGCAATCTGTTCTTCCTCCTGGGCGACGCGGTGGTGACTCCGCCCCTGGAGGCCCCCTGCCTCCCTGGCGTCATCCGCGCCGTGCTGCTGGAGGAAGGGCGGCTCGGGGACATGCCGGTGGTGGAGCGCACGGTGGAGAGGGCGCAACTGGAGGAGGTCCGCGGCTGTGTCCTCACCAACTCCGTCAGCCTGGCGCTCGCCGTCCCACGGCTGCTCGGGCGGGAGCTGCCCGGGAGTCACGCGCTCGCCGAGCGCGCCCGGGCCGTGGTGCGGGAGTACGCACGGCGCGAGGAGTGAAAGCTCTCACCGTGCTCCCGATGCAGGGGCACCGGGCCGCACCGGGACGTGACGCGGCAGCCGCACCGTGAAGGTGGTGCCCTCGTCGGCGCTGGAGCTCACGTCGACGGAGCCTCCGTGTGCCTGGACGATGCTGTTCACGATGTAGAGGCCCAGGCCGATGCTGCGGCTCGCCCGCTCCACCTCGGCTGTCCCTCGCGTCATGGGCTGGAAGAGACGCGGACGCAGCTCGGACGGGATGGGGTCGCCCGTGTTGTGGACCATCAGCGTGATCTGGTCACCCTGGCCGCGTGTCACCACCGTCACCAGGGTCCCCGCCGGGCTGTACTTCGCCGCGTTGGACACCAGGTTGGTGATGACCTGGGCCAGGCGGTCGGGGTCCCACTGCCCCTGCCCGTCTCCCTCCGAGTCCAACCGGAAGTTCCGCTCGGGGTAGCTCATCCGAACCTCGTCCAGCACCTGGCGGGTGAGGGAGTGCAGGTCGAGCGGGGAGGGCTGGATGGGGATGCCGCCGCCCAGGCGCGCCTGGGTGAAGTCCAGCAGATCCCTCACCATGCGGGCGGCGCGCTCGGCCGAGGACTGGATGCGGGTGGCGGCCATCTTCTGTTTCTCGTCCAGA
This is a stretch of genomic DNA from Archangium violaceum. It encodes these proteins:
- a CDS encoding anthranilate synthase component II, with protein sequence MMLLIDNFDSFTFNLVQALGGLGAELKVVRNDAITLAGVEALRPDHIVISPGPCTPNEAGISLEVIRAFAGRVPVLGVCLGHQSIGQVFGGRVVRAPVPVHGKTADIHHDGRGVFRGLPAPFVAARYHSLVVERASLPDCLEVTAWCGELVMGLRHREYPWVEGIQFHPESFLTPHGNTLLARFLEARIG
- a CDS encoding anthranilate synthase component I family protein; protein product: MSVPPTPPPSPLNRERFEALVAEGYNQVPLVRAVELRGARPVDLLRALPPGHRFLLESTRTSSEGRYSFVGNKPFLTFRAKGARCEVNGEPHPGEPLTTLRELLRRWRGVRLPGMPLFCGGAVGFFAYEAAHHFESLPRHRNDDLGLPDIALDFVDTFVAVDHPEGRALVVATGSDYGDCLRRLEALERVVREVASTEAPAPAWRLADGQTPDVPWSSNFTQEGYQRAVERVQEYIRAGDTYQVNLSQRLEVEPRLPALELYEALSTLSPVHFASYLEVDGFEVVSASPERLVRVEDGRAITRPIAGTRRRGTPEENARFVHELRTSEKEQAEHAMLVDLERNDLGRVCAYGSVQVAKLMEIIEYAHVLHIESEVVGRLAPGVEPLDVVAAVFPGGTITGVPKIRTMQIITELEPHARGLYTGSLGYLSFTGELDLNIVIRTMLLKGGRAWVQVGAGIVHDSEPRREYQETLHKARSLLLALSARPVGDAT
- a CDS encoding aminotransferase class IV, producing the protein MMDTVAVNGEVRRLEELRLQDFLQSFFFGAGFFETFLVTEGTPMFLERHLARLRSSLGAHAGCVRAPPEDVLTAGSVREALHRCLEADASLGPRFTGVGKLVAGDGRLLLSFRALPAPHAHTVLDELEDRGYRRNDPTLRHKSVSYLRQYAHFGRGTVFANEAGELCEAPNGNLFFLLGDAVVTPPLEAPCLPGVIRAVLLEEGRLGDMPVVERTVERAQLEEVRGCVLTNSVSLALAVPRLLGRELPGSHALAERARAVVREYARREE